DNA sequence from the Penicillium psychrofluorescens genome assembly, chromosome: 3 genome:
TTGGAATATATGCTGACTGGTCTGTGCTAAACTTCGCTTTGCGATTGGACGAaatttccttcttggagcTAATTGTTGACAGGAAACTTTCAACATGCCAATTATGCACCCGAGGACGTATTCTGGGGTGAGCTTGGAGGCTGCCTCGAAGCCTTGGATGCAGGTACCACGACGGTTGTAGATCATGCCCATGTGAATGTCACCCCGGCTCATAGTAAGTACCATCTTGTCCTGTACTATCTGTTACTAAAAATCGGCACAGCTTCAAATGCAATCGAGGCGACGGCGTCATCTGGGATTAGATCCATTTTCTGCTACACACCAATTCTCCGTGTCAAGACCTTCAGACCTGATTTTACCGTTGATGGTGGTCTACTAGATGACTGGGTAATTGATCATCTGAAACACCTGGGTGCTACTGCTCCCTTTGGGGACGAGCGGGTCCAGCTGGGTTTGGCTTTTGATGGGTTCATGCTGCCGAAAGATCAAGTCGTCTCTCTTTATACAGAAGCCCGAAAGCTCGGAGTCAAGATCATCACAACTCACTATGTGAGGAAATATTTTGGTGAGTGAAAACGCGATCATTGATCTGATTAAGTCTGATGAGGTGACAGGCGAACAATCCCTTGTCGACACCCTTGAATCGTACAATCTCCTAGGGCCAGATATTGTTTTTTCACATGCCAGCAACCTGACCGAGACCGACATTCCCAAACTCGCCCAAGCGAAAGCGTGGATCTCCACGACACCTGATACCGAGTTGCAAATGGGCCACGGTAACATTGTTTGTTTCCGAGAGGGATGCACGAATATGTGCTCTTTGGGAATTGATTGCCACAGCAACAACTCCAGTGATATCGTCTCACAGATGCGGCTTGCTCTACAACATGAGCGATCTGCTCGCAATGAGAAAATCATCGCCCAGGGCAAGACAACCGTGTCACTGAACCTTTTCGTTCAAGATGTTTTCCGTCTTGGCACTATGCAAGGAGCACGAACCATCCGTATGGAAGACAAGCTGGGATCGATTGAGGTTGGGAAATTGGCAGACCTTGTAATCTTTGATGGTAACAGCCCTGGAATGGTCTGCGCATCCGAAGAGAACCCAGTCGCAGCTATCGTCCTTCACTCCTCAGTTCGTGATATTGATACTGTGATTGTGGATGGTCACATCAGGAAGCGCGATGGAAAGCTGCAGTCGGTGAAAATCGATCCATCCATGACGGATGTGACCATTCCAAAGCAAAATGTGGAGTGGAGCCAGGTTGCAAAGGAGCTTATTTCGAGCCGGGGACGGATTCAAGACACTATGGTAAAGGCAGGTGCCAATGAGTCCGAACGTCTCATCAAGGATTTCACAAAAATTGCGCACCTTGATGAGAGTAAACTTGTGAAGCTGTAAATGCCCTTCATCGTGAAATGTTCAATTTGAGTCATAGTGAAATGTTACCTCCCGATCAAGTCTGTACATCCCACTGTTCTAAAATCCATAGCCTATAATACGGCTTCAGATGCTTCTGCTTAAGCTGATCCGCCGCCTTCTGACTAAGGTCCATGAATCTGCAGCTATTCATCACCTACAGCCCGTGATGTCAGCAAACATAGACCAACCGTGTGATTTAATTCGCTCGGTTTACACCTGGCAAGACGTATAAGTAGAATTACATCTTTGTGATATTTTCTTCATTCATAGAAATCTAGGCCCTAGCACACCTGAGCAGGGTCTGTTCATGGTCAGACCCGGagacaagaagagagcaaGGGAGAGCAAAAAAGAGAGAGCCATATTACACCAAGCGCTGGATGTAGCAAAAAGAGGAGTGAAAGCAGACAGTAAGCAGGTGGGAGACATTATACAGGGAGACAGGGAGGGGGAGTGAAAGACacagggaaagaaggaaggggagTATTCAATCTATGCAGAAGCCCGAaaacagacagacagacagcTAAGCGAAAAAGCAAATGAGAAAGCTGACACCTAGATAAAACAGTTGACAGGCATGAATAGAGGGGAATGctttttttgggtttgaaGAGAATGGCACGTAAGAAcagggaggaggaggaggaggttggagggGATCATCGATCATCGATCATCGATCTTCAGCATGTTCTCCGTCGTCGATAATCATTTCCACATCCTTGATGGGATGTAACAACATCGGCGGTAGACACATGCGGCCTTCACCTGCAAGTTCCTGCTGTTCGCCACCATCATTGTCAACGCGTAAGCCAAGCCAGCGGCGCCAGAGATTTGGAGAAAACCCAGCGGAGTAGAACCAGGTGGTTCCTCTGAAATTGTGCTCGCGATCTCCGAAAATGGAAGTGCGCGCGCCGCCGGAGGCGCCGTTTCGTCCGGCGTTGAAGACAGACTCCAGATACCGCGTGGGCCAGCGACGGTCGATGTACACGGCGTGCGGAACGAAGACGGCCTTGAAGCCGTGGTGTAGCGCTGTCGATGCCGGCCACATCTCCGAGAACATGCTGTGGCGCCGCAGGCTACATTCGCGGTGCATGGTTGTCAGGAGTTTGCGGGAGAGGCGCGatgcggtgatgatggcggtGCGCCTGGGGGGCATGCCGTTCTCGCGGTTGTAGCCCGTGACGTCGTCGCGCAGGAGCCAAGTTGTGCCCTTGGGGTCGTAAAGTGGATTGAAGACAATGAGGTCGGCGTCTTCGCCGACGCCCCATTCGTATTGGTCTTTTTCCATGGTCGTGCGTGGGATGCCCTCGCCTTCAACCTCGAAAATGTCGCTTTCATCTGGTCGCTCGGGGCCCCAGATCGACTTGTCGCCCTGTGGGCCAAGAGTGCTGCTGTCTTTCTCGCCAGGTCGACCCTGAGGCGGGCTCCATAGGTTGTTGAAGCTGTTAGTGCCGACTTCAGTCTGCACGCGGACCATCTGCCGGAAGTCGTCCCACGATCCGTGCACGGAAGGCACATAGAAGCGGGCGTTGCGCTCCCAGAGACCCTTTCGAGGCTGCTTTCTGGCCCACTCGACAACCTTGTCGAACAGATGGTACCAGTGGCCCGTGTAGCGGGCGTCCATCTCCCAGTTCCAGAAGTAGTCATACTCGGGATGTTGATGTGAGAAGTATTGTATGGACATAAAGGTGCTGCGGTAGACGCCGTAGATCGGGAGTCCGTGATTGTCGATTTCCTCCAGCCCGGGATACATGAGCTCCATCTGTTTCTCTGACCAGAGCGTGCCCAAGCCACGGAACTCTTCGGGCAGTGCATCGTTGAGCACGCGTCGGTAGGTCTCGTCGTCGGACCAGATTTGCAGGTTGTTGTCCTTGACATGGATGAGGAAATGGACCGTGTACTCGCCACCGGATGACAGTGCCAGCTCCGAGATGAGCGCACGCAAATACATCACGTCCTCGGGAGTGTATCGGAAGTCATGCCAGGTGCGAATAACCACCGCAGTCCGTGGCAGACGATCAGTACCGACCTTGGCCGCTTTGCGACCCTTGTCCTCCATTGGGGAGAGACTCAGCTTGGGAAGACCCAGAGGCATGGAGACAAACCAGTTCAGGCGCGGCTCCGGTAGTTCTTCGAAACGATGAAGGTTAGCGGCCGCACACCGCTCCTGTGCCGAGCTCCAGTCCACACGCCGGTAATCTACCGGAGGCACATCTTCCCAAACGCGCTGGGCACCTTCGCGATGGCCCTCCAGCCCGGCACCGATCCCTCCTTTCTTGACCCCATACCCCAAACCATAGGGGCCCAGACGGCCAAACCGGTCAAAGCACATATCATCGCGAATCCCCAGCATTTTATTCGAGCCAATCACGGGCTCCGGGAAGCCCTTGGGCACTCCGGGGAAATTCTGGACAGCCGGGACGCGGATTGAATTCGACTCGTCCAAGAAGCACTCGCGTTTCTCGCCGTATTTTCGAACATAGTCTGCCGATTTGTAGTCGGGATAGGGATTGAACACGA
Encoded proteins:
- a CDS encoding uncharacterized protein (ID:PFLUO_005399-T1.cds;~source:funannotate), with the protein product MPSHILLQNATILVPSREPNDYVVPLRNHSLLITDNKISQIERDINPPAGAEIIDCTGKIVSPGFIDTHHHLWQTQFKGRHADDSLLEYMLTGNFQHANYAPEDVFWGELGGCLEALDAGTTTVVDHAHVNVTPAHTSNAIEATASSGIRSIFCYTPILRVKTFRPDFTVDGGLLDDWVIDHLKHLGATAPFGDERVQLGLAFDGFMLPKDQVVSLYTEARKLGVKIITTHYVRKYFGEQSLVDTLESYNLLGPDIVFSHASNLTETDIPKLAQAKAWISTTPDTELQMGHGNIVCFREGCTNMCSLGIDCHSNNSSDIVSQMRLALQHERSARNEKIIAQGKTTVSLNLFVQDVFRLGTMQGARTIRMEDKLGSIEVGKLADLVIFDGNSPGMVCASEENPVAAIVLHSSVRDIDTVIVDGHIRKRDGKLQSVKIDPSMTDVTIPKQNVEWSQVAKELISSRGRIQDTMVKAGANESERLIKDFTKIAHLDESKLVKL
- a CDS encoding uncharacterized protein (ID:PFLUO_005400-T1.cds;~source:funannotate) is translated as MPVQVRRHSRAYSTSAPYGAHSTRDFSDVEKQYSHSPYRHYNRSDDSSDDSEPESFPSSSASYQPVLSGAGLRRAQAGVGFRVPQRIMRWLCLALFAFLVLFILTLFRFAISGSVKNITDDLGVTTRKPPPPAEWESFPFLTRYQGGVRNLVSRHNNVPEYPGEGLAEGTVSERDAGEGDAGSDADPNHLNKRDQGDPSMSSVVFNPYPDYKSADYVRKYGEKRECFLDESNSIRVPAVQNFPGVPKGFPEPVIGSNKMLGIRDDMCFDRFGRLGPYGLGYGVKKGGIGAGLEGHREGAQRVWEDVPPVDYRRVDWSSAQERCAAANLHRFEELPEPRLNWFVSMPLGLPKLSLSPMEDKGRKAAKVGTDRLPRTAVVIRTWHDFRYTPEDVMYLRALISELALSSGGEYTVHFLIHVKDNNLQIWSDDETYRRVLNDALPEEFRGLGTLWSEKQMELMYPGLEEIDNHGLPIYGVYRSTFMSIQYFSHQHPEYDYFWNWEMDARYTGHWYHLFDKVVEWARKQPRKGLWERNARFYVPSVHGSWDDFRQMVRVQTEVGTNSFNNLWSPPQGRPGEKDSSTLGPQGDKSIWGPERPDESDIFEVEGEGIPRTTMEKDQYEWGVGEDADLIVFNPLYDPKGTTWLLRDDVTGYNRENGMPPRRTAIITASRLSRKLLTTMHRECSLRRHSMFSEMWPASTALHHGFKAVFVPHAVYIDRRWPTRYLESVFNAGRNGASGGARTSIFGDREHNFRGTTWFYSAGFSPNLWRRWLGLRVDNDGGEQQELAGEGRMCLPPMLLHPIKDVEMIIDDGEHAEDR